DNA from Thermomicrobium roseum DSM 5159:
CGGACCCGTCGACGCACCGCGCGGATCAGCGCGAGGGCGGCTTCCGTCTCATCCGGTTGCGCAGTTCGTCGTTCCTCGGCCATCACCCCGCTTCCTCTCATCGGGTGTCCCTGCGGGAGGCAACCCGAGAGGCAACGACCGGTGGGCAGAGCAGCTCTCCCGGTTCCCAAGCTGGAGAGCTGTTCTTAGATCTCTGGCAACATTGTCGGCGAATGGACCTGCTTGATCACCTTCCCGTTGCCCAGGTACATATGCACGCCGCAGGGGAGGCAGGGATCGAAGCTGCGCACCGTGCGCATGATGTCGATCCCCTTGAAGTTGTCCGGTCCGTTCTCCTCGAAGATCGGCGTATTCTGGACCGCGTCCTCATAGGGGCCGGGGGTGCCGTAGATATCCCGCGGGTTGGCGTTCCAGGGCGTGGGTGGCCACGGCTGGTAGTTCGCGATCTTCCCGTCGCGGATCACCATATGGTGGGAGAGAACTCCGCGCACCGCCTCGGTCCAACCGCAGCTGATCGCCTCCTTGGGGACCTCGAAGGGAGTCCAGACCTGCGTGTTGCCGCGCCGCAGCTCGTCTAGTGCCTTCTCGACGAAGTAGAGCGCTGCTGCCGCGGCGTACGCCTGGAAGTAGGTGCGTGCGCGGTCACGCTCGATCGTGTTGCTCCACTGGGGGATCTTCCACTCGAAGGTCATCTCCGGCATCGTTGCCGTCTTCGGCAGGTTGATGATGACACTGGAGCCGGTGGCCTTGATGTAGCCGATGTCGACGAGCCCGGAAAGGGCCGTGGACCACAAGCGGGCGATCGGTCCCCCGCCGGTATCGAGCGCGAGGTAGTTCTCGCCATCGAACCAGCGCGGTGACATCACCCACGAGTACTTGTCGCTGAAGTCCCGCTTCTGTGGCTTGGGAATCGTGTGGACGTTCCACGGATGACGGCGGTCCACCGGGTTGCCGAGCGGGTCGCGGGTGACGAACATCTCCTGATCTTCCCAGTCCTCGTAGTACGAGCTCCCGAGGAGGATGCGGATGCCGAGGTTGATCTGCACGAGATCGTTTGTCACCAGCTTGCCATCGACGATCACTCCGGGGGTGACGAACATGCGGCGGCCCCACTCGGTCATATGCTCGTACTTGAAGTCACAGTACTCCGGGTCGTTGAAGGCTCCCCAGCAACCGAGCAGGATGCGGCGCCGGCCGACCTCTTCGTACCCAGGCAGGGCCTGGTAGAAGAAGTCGAAGAGGTCGTCATGCAACGGAACGGCCTTCTTCATGAACTCGATGTAGCGCATCAAGCGGGTCAGGTAATCCGTGAAGAGTTGGACTGTCGGCACCGTCCCCACACCGCCGGGGTAGAGCGTCGAGGGATGGACATGGCGGCCTTCCATGAGACAGAACATCTCGCGCGTCATCCGGCTCATCTGCAGGGCCTGGCGGTAGAACTCGCCTTCGAGCGGATTTAGCGCGCGCATGATGTCGGCGATGGTGCGGTAGCCGTGAAGATGTGCGTGGGGTGCCGCGGTTTGCTGTGCCTTCTCCCAGACGCTCGGATTGGTCTCCCGCACCATCCGCTCGCAGAAATCGACCCCGACCAGGTTTTCCTGGAAGATATTGTGGTCGAACATATACTCTGCGGCTTCGCCGAGATTGATGATCCACTCCCCGAGCGGTGGTGGCGCGACACCATAGGCCATGTTCTGGTTATAGACCGAGCAGGTCGCATGGTTATCGCCACAGATCCCACAGATCCGGCTCGTAATGAAGTGAGCGTCGCGCGGGTCCTTCCCCCGCATGAAGACGCTGTAGCCGCGGAAGATGGAGGAGGTGCTATAGCACTCGACCACGCGGCGCTGCTTGAAGTCGATCTTCGTGTAGATCCCGAGACTGCCCACGATGCGGGTGATCGGGTCCCAGGACATCTCGACGAGTTCTCGGGTCGTGCCTGCCTCTGCCATCGGTCCGCTCCTTCCCTGTCAAGCCTGAGGTGCCGGCTGCCTAGTCATAGCGAGTCTTCTCGTACCCGGTGGCCAGCTCGCTCCCCTTGCGGCGCCACTTCGGCTCCTTATCGACGGTCTGTAAGGTGATCTGCCGGAGACCGCGGATCACGGTACCGTAGACTTGGCTCAGCGTCCCGGACACGACGCTACCCGGTGGGGCATCCATGAAGGGCATGAACTTGTCGGGGAACCCCGGCATGGTGCAGGCGATGCAGATACCGCCCACGTTCGGACAACCCCCGATCCCGTTGATCCAGCCACGCTTCGGCACGTTGCACTTCACCACCGGACCCCAACAGCCGAGCTTCACCAGGCACTTCGGCGAGCCATACTCGGTGGCGAAGTCTCCTTCCTCGTAGTAACCCGCTCGGTCACAGCCCTGGTGGACCGTCGCGCCGAAGAGCCACTTGGGACGGAGTGCCTCGTCGAGCGGGATCATGGGAGCGCGTCCAGCTGCTTGGTAGAGGAGATAGAGGAGCGTCTCGGCCATGTTGTCAGGGTGGATCGGGCATCCCGGCACACAGACGACCGGGATGCCAGCCTTGGAGCGCCAGTTCCAGCCGAGATAGTCGGGGACGCCCATCGCTCCGGTCGGGTTGCCGGCCATGGCGTGGATGCCGCCATAGGTCGCGCAGGTCCCAGCGGCCACGACCGCCCAGGCCTTCGGTGCCAGCCGGTCGAGCCACTCGCTCGTCGTGATCGGTTGTCCGGTGGCGGGGTCATTGCCGAAGCCGCACCAGTATCCCTCGCGCTTCACTGCCTCGTTGGGAATGGAGCCTTCCACGACGAGGATGAAGGGCTCGAGCTCGCCGCGCTCGGCCCGGAAGAACCAGGAGAGGAAGTCCTCGCCCGTTGCGTAGTCGATCAGAGGCCAGTGGAGATGCACGCGTGGCAACCCGGGCAGGGCACCAAGCGCGATCTCCTCGATCGTCGGCTGGGTCGCCGCTGTGAGGGCCACGGAGTCACCGTCGCAACTCAGCCCGGCGTTGATCCAGAGAATGTGAACCTCCGGCACACTTTCCGTCATGCGGGCAGTCATGAGGCACCTCCCTTATTGGACCGATGGTGGTCTGGTTGCCTGATATGATATCAGTCACATTCCTGCTTGTCAATCGGGATGCCACAGCGGTGAGCCTCGTTCGGCGGTGGATGCGCCCTGCCTAGCCGCTCTCCCCGCCGCATGGGCGGGATCGTCGCTGGCTGCCGTGCTGGTGCACGGATGGCCTGCCGCCCATGTGGATGGGCCAGGCGTCCCCTCTTGCGAGCAACGAAGTCGCGTGTGCCTGTGCCGGTCCGTGCTGGCGGATAGGTGGCCTTCGCTTGCTCGGTTCGGAGCCTGCGCGGGTGGGCTGGGCGGCGTTGCCTGCTGCGTTCTCGTCCCGCAAGGCTGGTGCATGCACGGAGAAGGACGAGCAGCGATTTCCCGCTCTCGTCGATGGACGGGGTGCGAGCGCGGCGACGGAGTGCAATCCTCCTTTGCGGAAAGTGCCTGGCGGGGATGCGCGGGGAAGGGTAAGCCGGTGCAGCGCCGCTGAATGGTGCTGGCTCCCTTCCCTGGCGTCGGTTAGCTGTCGCGACACTCCACCTTGCTTGCGGTGCCCCTGCGCCCGTGCGCTCCGACCGCCATTTGGCTGGGATGAGCTGAGCGGGGTATCCTTACAAGCGGGCAGTCCCCCACTCGACGGTCGTCCGCCGATCCGCGTGACGACCTCGTACATTACCAAACGATGCATCGAGGAGAGGCGCAGCGATGGAGATCGTATTGGTGGTCGCTGCGGCGATCGTGGCAGCGATCGCTGCGGCAGTCGGAACGTATCTGTACTTGCAGCGGGCAGCGCGCTCGCGCCTGCGAGCGACGGGAGACGAGGTGCGGCGACTCCTCGAGGAGGCCGAGGCACGGCAGCGCGAAATCCTGTTGGAAGCCAAGGATGCGGCCCTCAAGTTGCGGGAAGAGCTCGAGCAGGAGTACCAGCAGCGGCGCCAGCAGGTCGAGCGCTTGGAGCGGCGACTGCAGGCTAAGGAAGAGCAGCTCGACCGGCGTCTGGAGAATCTGGAGAAGCGGGAACGCAAGATCCAGGCTCAGGAGAAGGAAATCGAGGAGCGCTTGCAAGACGTCGCTCGGCTCGAGCAAGAGCGACAGGCGGAGCTGCAGCGGGTGGCGCAGCTGTCGCTGGAGGAAGCGCGCCAACTGGTCATCCAGCAAGCGATCGAAGAGGCGCGCGAAATCCTCAATCGCCAGGTTCGTGAACTCGAGCAGCAGGTTCGCGAGGAGGCGCACCAGCGTGCCCGCATGATTCTGGCAACGGCGATTCAGCGAATCGCCTCCGAGTATGTCGCGGAAGCGACGGTGACCGTTGTCCCGTTGCCGAGCGACGACATGAAAGGACGCATCATCGGCCGGGAAGGGCGCAACATCCGCGCATTGGAGCAAGCGACGGGCGTCGACCTCATCGTCGACGATACGCCGGAAGCGGTGACGCTTTCGTCGTTCGATCCGGTCCGCCGGGAGATCGCCCGGCGTGCACTCCTGAAGTTGATCCAGGACGGCCGAATCCACCCGGCGCGGATCGAAGAAGTCGTCGAGAAGACGCGTCAAGAAGTCGAGCAGATCATCTGGGAAGAGGGAGAGCGGGCTGCGCTGGAGGCGGGAGTCCAAGGGCTGCATCCGGATCTCATCCGCTTGCTGGGTCGGCTCCGCTTCCGCACGAGTTATGGCCAGAACGTGCTCCAGCATTCGATCGAGGTCGCGTTGATCGCTGGAGCGTTGGCAGCTGAACTCGGGGCCGATGTCAATGTGGCCAAGACTGCGGGACTTCTCCACGATATCGGCAAGGCGGTCGATCACGAAGTCGAGGGACCGCACGCGCTGATCGGTGCCGATATCGCTCGGCGTCTCGGCCGCTCGGCCAAGATCGTCCATGCGATCGCGGCGCATCACGGTGAAGAAGAGCCGCGGACCGTCGAGGCGTTCATCGTTGCCGCGGCGGATGCAATCAGCGGGGCTCGGCCGGGGGCACGGCGCGAGATGCTCGAAGCCTACATCAAGCGGCTGGAGGCGCTGGAGAGCGTGGCGACCTCCTTCCCTGGTGTGCAAAAGGCCTACGCGATCCAGGCAGGGCGCGAGGTTCGCATTCTGGTCAAGCCGGACCAGATCGATGACTATGGCGCGTTGCGGCTGGCCCGCGATGTCGTCAAGAAGATCCAGGACACGCTGGACTATCCCGGACAGATCAAGGTCACGGTCATCCGCGAGACACGCGCGATCGATTACGCGCGCTAGCGAGTCCGAGCCGGTACCCCGTTTGGGGGTACCGGCTCTTTCGTTTGCGCGATTCTGGCTCCCGAACAGCCCGGCCTCGCCCAGCCGGCGGATCGGCCGCACAGTGCGCACTCGGCCCTTTTGCAGGCGTCGGTGGCTGAGTGTCCTCGTGTGTGCGAGAGCGTCTTCGGCGCATCGAGCGGGCTGTGTGCGCTACCGGTGCCGGGATTTTCCTCTTGCGGGGGAGTGCTCGGTGTGTTATAGTGAATGCAATAGCCGAGGGTATCGCGCGCGTGGTCGAGGCGACAGCGAGGGCCTGTCTCCCCGGACTCATCTCGGCGGCGAATCCCCAAGGCTAGAGTGAGTCGAGTCCAGTGGGGCGGGGATCATGCTCCGTACCCACAAGAAGTCCTAAGGAGACCCACGAGATGAGTTTCGGGTTCACAGACAAGGTCCTGACTTGCCGCGACTGCGGCACCCAATTCGTCTTCACGGCTGGCGAGCAGCAGTTCTACGCGGACAAGGGTTTCACCAACGAGCCCTCCCGCTGTCCGACGTGCCGCCAGGCTGCCCGGGCCAGGCGCTCCGGGCGCGGAGACGCCCCAGCCTACCGCAGCCGCGAGCCGCGTGAGGCACGCCAGGATCGGCCGATGTACCCGGCGATCTGCAGCGACTGTGGTCGCGAGACGATGGTTCCCTTCCTGCCCCGGCAGGATCGACCTGTCTATTGCTCCGACTGCTTCCGCGCACGCCGCACGGTCTCGTCCGGCTACTGATCGCCAGTTCACACTGAAGAGAGTACCGCCCGGTTGCCCTCGCCGGGCGGTATCGTTTTGCTCAACGCCGTCGCAGGGGCACACCGCCGCGATTGAGCGCTTCCACCGTCTTCGATCCCTCCAGGTAATGGACCGTGATCGCGCCGAGCGTGATCTGATCGCCGTCCCGCAGGATCGCCTGCCGGACGGGCGTGCCGTTGATCCTGGTGCCGTTCCGGCTCTCGCGATCGTGGAGTTCGTATCGGCCGTCCGGACGCCGGACGAGTTCAGCATGATACGCCGAAACCGTCGGGTGATCGATCACGATGTCGTTGTTCTGGTAACGGCCGATCCGGATACGTTCCTGTTCGAGGAGCACCGTTTTCCCCGGCATCACGAGGCGTGGAGTGTTCTGGCGTCGCTGCCGCGCTCGTGTCCCGAGCGGACGAACCAGTGCCTCCCAAACAGCAGCTACCCGCTGAACGAGCCCCGGGGCGAGGAGCGCGACCGGTGCTGCCAGAACGAAAAAGATCGCTGCCCCGGAGACCATCGTCAGCGCATCGTGTCCCCAGCTTTCCGCCGAACGAGCGATCCAGACGAGTTCGATGATCCAGATCACGATGAGCACGAGGAACACGAGACCGAGCCAAACCTGCGCGCTCATCGTTCGTCCTCCGCCTTCCCTGTCCCGGGCTGCGGTGGCTGGGCCGCTCCCTCCTGGCCCTGCTCCCGGTGAGGCCCCTCGATGCTCTCCAGTATAGCGCTGTCGTCTCCCTCCGAGATGCCCAGGACAGCGACGACCGCAACGAGCGCATCGAGGCCAGCGGCGCCACTGGCAGCGAGTCGACGGATCACGCGTCGGAGTTCACGCTCGATCGCCTGACGGCGCTGCGTGCTCGTGAGCGCGGTGGAGCTCGCCTGCCAGCCCAAGGCCAGTGTTTCGAGCACGGTACGGGCATGCGCTGGGGTGAGTTCTTCGGTGACGGTCGCCAGCAGCGCCCAGCCGGCCTCTCGCGGCTTGGGCTGTGCTGCTGCGAGCGTGACGGTGGCCAAGAGGACTTGGGCACCCAGTTTCGCCGGAACGCGCTCGAGCAGGAGCGGTGCCAGATCGCTGACGAGTTCCCAGGCGAGATCGGCACCGAGTCCAGTCAGCTGCGCGAGTTCTCGCCGATAAGCGGCGATGCTGCTGTCGCCAGTGAACCAGCGGGCCCACTCGGCGGCTCGCTGGTGGCGTTCGGTTGGAGAACGGGGACGGCGCAGGATCCTGGGCATCCGTCGGTCAGCCAGCAGAAAGCATGGTCGTGCTCGGCGTCAGAGCGGCACGGCGCACTGCCCTCGTTGCGAAGAGGAGCGCGAGGCTGCAGACCAGGCCGGCCGCGAGCGGCAAGCGTGGATCGAGTTCGTAGAGGAACCCAGCGAGGAACGGGGCGACCGTCGTGCCGAGGCCGCCGAGGATCTCAGCCAGCGCGAACACGCGCGAGCGCAAGTGCTCCGGTGTGATGATTCCGAAGACCGAATAAAATGCCGACCAAGCGACCAGAAACCCTCCACGCAGGAGGTAGGCGACGACAAAGACGCCGAAATCGCGCCCGAGCAGGATGAGCGCAAAGCCTGCTGCCACCGCTCCCGTCGCCACCAGGAGCGTATTGAACGGGTCTTGCAGCCAGCGGTTGCGATGGACACCGATGCTCAAGAGCGTGCTCCCGCAGGCAGCGATCGAGCCGAGCCAGCCGATCCGTTCGAGACTGACCCCATGGACCTCCTGAAGGTAGTTCGGCGCGAGGACCCAACCGAGCATCATGCCGCCGATCGTCGCCACCATGAGCCCGGCTGAAAGAAGGATCGAGCGGCGATACAGGAGTTCTCGATACGATCCACCGGCTGTCGAGGCAGTCGCGTGCTCGGGGACACGCACGGTCGCGAAGGTGGCCGCGGCAGCAGCCGTGGCGAGACTGGCAGCGACGAGCGTTGCACGCAGTCCCCAGCGCTCCGCCAACCAGCCAGCGGCGGCCGGAGTCAGGATCGTGGCGATCGAAGGAGCGACGGTGTAGATCATCGTGAAATAGCGGGTGCGCTCCTCGCTCGCTCGGCCGAGACCAGCGATGAGCGTGCTCAGCGCTGGAAAGGCGATGACACCAGCATTGATGGCGATCAGTCCCGGGAAGAGTTGCCACCATTCGCGGACGAGTGCGCAGAGGATGAAGCCGAGCGCGGCGACGGCGCGCATCCCAGCCACCAGAAGCCGCAGCGAAAACCGATCGACGAGCCAGCTGGAGGGGAGCAGGAAAAGCAGGCGCAAGACGCCGGACGCACCGATGACCAACCCGATTTCGGCTGGTGACGCGCCGAGCGACGCGATGTAGAGAGGCCAGAGCGTAAAGAAGAAGCCGATCGCTCCCTCGTTGAAGAGTGATCCGGCAAAGAGCCGCCACGCCGTTGCTCGGGTGGCCGCCGTTTCCATGACGACGTCGTCTCCCATCCCGCCCCCAGCCTATCCGCGGTAGTATACGGAGACGTGGTCAGGCGCGAGCAAGCGCCGCCTCGCAGCGGTGTCCGCTGCCGGATCGGAGCACGCCGGCGCCATCGATGCCGGCGGCGGTGCGCAGGAGTCCTGGCCAGACCATGTCGCCCACCATCCAGGTGGGCGAGCGAGCCGATTAGAGAAAGGAACGTCAGGCCATGATCGATCTCATCAGCGATACCGTGACGCGACCGACTCCGGCGATGCGCCGGGTAATGGCCGAGGCGGAGGTCGGCGACGAGCAGCTGGGTGAAGATCCTTCTGTCAATCGCTTGCAGGAAATGGTGGCCGAACTCACCGGAAAGGAAGCAGCGCTCTTCCTCCCGTCGGGAACCATGTGCAACCTCGTCGGAATCAAGGTCCATACTCAGCCAGGTGACCGGATCATCATCGAGCGAACGGCCCATCCGGTGACGTCGGAGGCCGGGGGACCAGGACTGGTGTGCGGTGTGCTGACGTACCTCGTCGACGGTGTGCGCGGTGTCTTCACTGCGGAGCAAGTCGAAGCAGCAGCCGATCCCGGGGATGGCGTTCACACGCCACCGACGACGCTGGTCTGCATCGAGAATACCCACAATCGGGGCGGTGGGAAAATCTGGCCGATCGAGACGCTGCAGGCGGTGTGCGCCACCGCGCATCGGCTAGGTCTCAAGGTGCACATGGATGGTGCTCGTCTGCTCAATGCTGTCGTGGCGACTGGTCTACCGGCCGCGACCTGGTGCCGCTCGGTCGATACCGTTTGGATCGATCTCTCCAAAGGACTCGGCTGCCCGGTCGGCGCGGTGCTGGCTGGCGACGATGAGACGATGCGGTTGGCCCGCCGGTACAAGCAGATGTTCGGCGGCGCGATGCGTCAAGCTGGCATCTTGGCCGCCGCAGGCATCTACGCGCTCCAGCACCATGTCGAGCGATTGGCCGAGGATCATGCGAATGCGCGGCTCCTCGCCGAAGGGCTGGCGGAAACTCCTGGGATCGGCCTCGATCCCGCTGAGGTGGAAACGAACATCGTCTTCTTCGACGTCCAGAACACGGGAATGACGGCTGCAGCCTTCACCGAAGCACTGCTCGCCGAAGGCGTTCGGATGGGTGCGGTCGGCCGCTACCGCGTGCGAGCGGTGACGCATCTCGACGTGACGCGCCAGGACATCGAGCGGGCGATCCAGGCAGTCCGCCGGGTCGTTCTCGGGCGCCGCTGATCGATTCGCTCAGCGGCGGATGCCGACGAAGCGCCAGACATCGAGTTCCGGGAGCGGTGCGCCCAGCTGGGTGAAGAGCACCGCGAGCTGCGACCGGTGATCGCAGCCGTGCACGATCGCTTGTGCGACGATCGCCGCGGCCGGGACCGAGACGGGTCCGAAAACGGCCGACGTGTACGAAATCACCCGGTCACCTGGAACGCTCGTCGCGAGCTCGAGAAGTTCGCGTCCAGTGCGCTCGAGCGAGGTGACGATCTCGTCGAGCGAGGCATCGGCCGGAAGGTCGACCGGCTCTTCGCCGCGCAAGCGCGCGACGTACAGCGCTTCTGCCCAGGCGAGATGCGCCAGAGTCGCCCGGACCGATCCATAGACACCCGGCGGTGGCGGCGCATCGAGCAGGGCGGGATCGATGGATCGGCAGTGCTCCACGATGAGCCGGTTGGCCCAGTGGTTGAAGCGGAGTAGTTGCGTCAGCGTTTCCATCGTCGCTCCTCTCCCGGTGAGCGCGCGACTGTCGACAGCGTCGAGCCGATGCTACCGCAGCGGCGGTTGTCGCGTCGATGAGCGACGAGCAGCGACTCGCTCACTCGCTTGGCCCCCAGACGATGACCTCGTTGTTCCGGTCGAGACCGAGCGCGACAAAAGTCGGCCAGGACAGCTCGATGACCCAGCGGCTGCGCCAGGCGGCGACGTGACCGGGTGCGACTGTGTCACCGATGGTGCACCAGAGCGCCTGACCGTTGGCGATGAGCAGCAGGCGTTGACCGGGGCGGAAGTCCGGGTGGACGCAATAGTAGCCGTGCGGATCAGGCGCAGCATCGGCTACGGCGCCTCCCCAACTCGCGTAGGCTGCCAGCGTGCGCTCCCACCAGCTGACATCGTAACTCGGGTCATAGAAGGCAGCATGTCCGCGCCCGATTTCGGTCAGAGCTGGGCCACTCGGCAAGGGGGCACCGGGCGGAAAACGCTGACGGAGATAGTCGGCGGTGCGCAGGACTTCTTCCGGACGCGCACTGCTGCCGGAGGCGGCGAGATAGTGGGCCAGTCCGCCTTCGAGGCCGGCTTGGGCGATCGCCTGGGCCAGCAACGGAGCAGCCCGGCGCGCGTTGACGCTCGGATCGAGCGGGTATGGTTCGCCGGTCAGTCGCTCGCGCGGGACGAGCAGCAGGCCGAGCCCTCGCGAGTTCGCTGCGAGCGGATCGTTTTGGGT
Protein-coding regions in this window:
- a CDS encoding FHA domain-containing protein → MSAQVWLGLVFLVLIVIWIIELVWIARSAESWGHDALTMVSGAAIFFVLAAPVALLAPGLVQRVAAVWEALVRPLGTRARQRRQNTPRLVMPGKTVLLEQERIRIGRYQNNDIVIDHPTVSAYHAELVRRPDGRYELHDRESRNGTRINGTPVRQAILRDGDQITLGAITVHYLEGSKTVEALNRGGVPLRRR
- a CDS encoding threonine aldolase family protein, which translates into the protein MIDLISDTVTRPTPAMRRVMAEAEVGDEQLGEDPSVNRLQEMVAELTGKEAALFLPSGTMCNLVGIKVHTQPGDRIIIERTAHPVTSEAGGPGLVCGVLTYLVDGVRGVFTAEQVEAAADPGDGVHTPPTTLVCIENTHNRGGGKIWPIETLQAVCATAHRLGLKVHMDGARLLNAVVATGLPAATWCRSVDTVWIDLSKGLGCPVGAVLAGDDETMRLARRYKQMFGGAMRQAGILAAAGIYALQHHVERLAEDHANARLLAEGLAETPGIGLDPAEVETNIVFFDVQNTGMTAAAFTEALLAEGVRMGAVGRYRVRAVTHLDVTRQDIERAIQAVRRVVLGRR
- a CDS encoding DinB family protein, with product METLTQLLRFNHWANRLIVEHCRSIDPALLDAPPPPGVYGSVRATLAHLAWAEALYVARLRGEEPVDLPADASLDEIVTSLERTGRELLELATSVPGDRVISYTSAVFGPVSVPAAAIVAQAIVHGCDHRSQLAVLFTQLGAPLPELDVWRFVGIRR
- the rny gene encoding ribonuclease Y produces the protein MEIVLVVAAAIVAAIAAAVGTYLYLQRAARSRLRATGDEVRRLLEEAEARQREILLEAKDAALKLREELEQEYQQRRQQVERLERRLQAKEEQLDRRLENLEKRERKIQAQEKEIEERLQDVARLEQERQAELQRVAQLSLEEARQLVIQQAIEEAREILNRQVRELEQQVREEAHQRARMILATAIQRIASEYVAEATVTVVPLPSDDMKGRIIGREGRNIRALEQATGVDLIVDDTPEAVTLSSFDPVRREIARRALLKLIQDGRIHPARIEEVVEKTRQEVEQIIWEEGERAALEAGVQGLHPDLIRLLGRLRFRTSYGQNVLQHSIEVALIAGALAAELGADVNVAKTAGLLHDIGKAVDHEVEGPHALIGADIARRLGRSAKIVHAIAAHHGEEEPRTVEAFIVAAADAISGARPGARREMLEAYIKRLEALESVATSFPGVQKAYAIQAGREVRILVKPDQIDDYGALRLARDVVKKIQDTLDYPGQIKVTVIRETRAIDYAR
- a CDS encoding MFS transporter — translated: MGDDVVMETAATRATAWRLFAGSLFNEGAIGFFFTLWPLYIASLGASPAEIGLVIGASGVLRLLFLLPSSWLVDRFSLRLLVAGMRAVAALGFILCALVREWWQLFPGLIAINAGVIAFPALSTLIAGLGRASEERTRYFTMIYTVAPSIATILTPAAAGWLAERWGLRATLVAASLATAAAAATFATVRVPEHATASTAGGSYRELLYRRSILLSAGLMVATIGGMMLGWVLAPNYLQEVHGVSLERIGWLGSIAACGSTLLSIGVHRNRWLQDPFNTLLVATGAVAAGFALILLGRDFGVFVVAYLLRGGFLVAWSAFYSVFGIITPEHLRSRVFALAEILGGLGTTVAPFLAGFLYELDPRLPLAAGLVCSLALLFATRAVRRAALTPSTTMLSAG
- a CDS encoding nickel-dependent hydrogenase large subunit, with the protein product MAEAGTTRELVEMSWDPITRIVGSLGIYTKIDFKQRRVVECYSTSSIFRGYSVFMRGKDPRDAHFITSRICGICGDNHATCSVYNQNMAYGVAPPPLGEWIINLGEAAEYMFDHNIFQENLVGVDFCERMVRETNPSVWEKAQQTAAPHAHLHGYRTIADIMRALNPLEGEFYRQALQMSRMTREMFCLMEGRHVHPSTLYPGGVGTVPTVQLFTDYLTRLMRYIEFMKKAVPLHDDLFDFFYQALPGYEEVGRRRILLGCWGAFNDPEYCDFKYEHMTEWGRRMFVTPGVIVDGKLVTNDLVQINLGIRILLGSSYYEDWEDQEMFVTRDPLGNPVDRRHPWNVHTIPKPQKRDFSDKYSWVMSPRWFDGENYLALDTGGGPIARLWSTALSGLVDIGYIKATGSSVIINLPKTATMPEMTFEWKIPQWSNTIERDRARTYFQAYAAAAALYFVEKALDELRRGNTQVWTPFEVPKEAISCGWTEAVRGVLSHHMVIRDGKIANYQPWPPTPWNANPRDIYGTPGPYEDAVQNTPIFEENGPDNFKGIDIMRTVRSFDPCLPCGVHMYLGNGKVIKQVHSPTMLPEI
- a CDS encoding hydrogenase expression protein HypE, with amino-acid sequence MTARMTESVPEVHILWINAGLSCDGDSVALTAATQPTIEEIALGALPGLPRVHLHWPLIDYATGEDFLSWFFRAERGELEPFILVVEGSIPNEAVKREGYWCGFGNDPATGQPITTSEWLDRLAPKAWAVVAAGTCATYGGIHAMAGNPTGAMGVPDYLGWNWRSKAGIPVVCVPGCPIHPDNMAETLLYLLYQAAGRAPMIPLDEALRPKWLFGATVHQGCDRAGYYEEGDFATEYGSPKCLVKLGCWGPVVKCNVPKRGWINGIGGCPNVGGICIACTMPGFPDKFMPFMDAPPGSVVSGTLSQVYGTVIRGLRQITLQTVDKEPKWRRKGSELATGYEKTRYD
- a CDS encoding zinc-ribbon domain containing protein; translation: MSFGFTDKVLTCRDCGTQFVFTAGEQQFYADKGFTNEPSRCPTCRQAARARRSGRGDAPAYRSREPREARQDRPMYPAICSDCGRETMVPFLPRQDRPVYCSDCFRARRTVSSGY